Proteins found in one Bordetella genomosp. 9 genomic segment:
- a CDS encoding transporter substrate-binding domain-containing protein, which produces MKVLRRRVLQAALALSPLLWSATPAHADDVIRVVTDATFPPMEYVDNGKLTGFDIELTEALAKAMGKKVEWTQIDFKGLIPGLVAKRYDMAVSAIYITDERRKVVDFGDSYYAGGLVAMVKADNNTIKTPKDLEGKQVTVQVGTKSVGYLKDNYPGVKLVEVEKNDQMFNLVAIGRADAAVTGLPAAYQYVRTRGGLKVLPEQLTTEAYGMAVRKDQPELTASLNKALARLKADGTYDAIVKKWFSN; this is translated from the coding sequence ATGAAAGTCCTACGTCGCCGCGTCCTGCAAGCCGCGCTCGCATTGAGTCCCCTCCTGTGGTCCGCCACGCCCGCCCATGCCGACGACGTGATCCGCGTCGTCACGGATGCCACCTTCCCGCCCATGGAGTACGTCGATAACGGCAAGTTGACGGGCTTCGACATCGAACTGACGGAAGCCCTGGCCAAGGCCATGGGCAAGAAGGTCGAATGGACCCAGATCGATTTCAAGGGGCTGATCCCCGGCCTGGTGGCCAAGCGCTACGACATGGCCGTATCGGCGATCTACATCACCGACGAACGGCGCAAGGTTGTCGACTTCGGCGATTCGTACTACGCGGGCGGCCTGGTCGCGATGGTGAAGGCCGACAACAACACCATCAAGACGCCCAAGGACCTGGAAGGCAAGCAGGTCACCGTGCAGGTCGGCACCAAGTCGGTCGGCTACCTGAAGGACAACTATCCCGGGGTGAAGCTGGTCGAAGTGGAAAAGAACGACCAGATGTTCAACCTGGTCGCCATCGGCCGCGCCGACGCCGCGGTGACCGGCCTGCCCGCCGCCTACCAGTACGTGCGCACCCGCGGCGGCCTGAAGGTGCTGCCCGAGCAGTTGACGACCGAAGCGTACGGGATGGCCGTGCGCAAGGACCAGCCCGAACTGACCGCCAGCCTGAACAAGGCGCTGGCCCGGCTGAAGGCCGATGGCACCTACGACGCCATCGTCAAGAAGTGGTTCAGCAACTGA
- a CDS encoding IclR family transcriptional regulator, translated as MSSSTTTSASQDRVLMVLATLAQWNGPVTAQQLAEATGLPRSSLYRQLARLKHWGFVQEEDGSYAPGPMGLQLAQGFDASSNLVHMARMDMQRLVHQSNESVGLIVAVNDRAICLDMLESPQALRCSFEKGRSVALRKGATAKCLLAHLPAARRDAVLDAWKDEPHDPQLPDRESLAAIRKAGYARSQNEIDEGVWGASAPLFGPAQRLAGCLTLMAPTSRGLSRADELTQMVVVAAARVSRLLNLT; from the coding sequence ATGTCCTCGTCCACAACCACCTCCGCTTCCCAGGACCGCGTGCTGATGGTGCTGGCCACGCTGGCCCAATGGAACGGCCCGGTGACGGCGCAGCAGTTGGCGGAAGCGACCGGCCTGCCGCGCAGCTCGCTCTACCGGCAATTGGCCCGGCTGAAGCATTGGGGGTTCGTGCAGGAAGAAGACGGCAGTTACGCGCCGGGCCCCATGGGCCTGCAATTGGCGCAAGGATTCGACGCCAGTTCCAACCTGGTCCACATGGCGCGCATGGACATGCAGCGGCTGGTGCACCAGTCCAACGAAAGCGTGGGCCTGATCGTGGCGGTGAACGACCGCGCCATCTGCCTGGACATGCTGGAAAGCCCGCAGGCCCTGCGCTGTTCCTTCGAAAAGGGTCGCAGCGTCGCCTTGCGCAAAGGCGCGACGGCGAAATGCCTGCTGGCGCACCTGCCCGCCGCGCGCCGCGACGCCGTGCTGGATGCATGGAAGGACGAGCCGCACGACCCGCAGTTGCCCGATCGCGAATCGCTCGCCGCCATCCGCAAGGCCGGATACGCGCGCAGCCAGAACGAGATCGACGAAGGTGTCTGGGGCGCCAGCGCGCCGCTTTTCGGGCCCGCCCAGCGGCTGGCCGGTTGCCTGACCCTGATGGCGCCGACGTCGCGGGGCCTGTCGCGCGCCGATGAACTGACCCAGATGGTAGTGGTAGCCGCCGCACGCGTTTCCCGCCTGCTCAACCTGACCTGA